GATCATTGACGGCAAACGGGTGACTGCGGATGCGCCGCCCAGAGTGATGAACGGCCGATCAATGCTCCCGCTGCGTCTCATTTCCGAAAGCCTTGGCTGGAAAGTGGGATGGGATAACGCGACCAAGTCTGTTACACTGGAATAAGCGTCGTTTAAAAATAGTTCATCTCGTTTTCGTCAAAATATGTTACTATATTGCTAGATGACCGGTTTGCGATAAAATAGAGGTGCGGGCGCGTATGGAATTGCACGCGGATGCTTTTGACAGGATTATCAAAAATGCTGTAAATGTTTTGAATGACAGTAAATATCAAATTTTTGAAATCTCCGAGCATGCACGGACAGAGCGCGACACGCTGGATAACGAATTGCGTTTGGTAATGGAAGAGTTATCCAAAACGATCGATCTTGTCGACGAACTGGAACGCAAATTCAAGCTTGCCCGCATCCGTTTATCCGAAGTAAGCAAAGATTTTTACCGTTTCAAGGAGGAGGATATCAGAAACGCTTACGAATTCGCGACCAGTTTGCAGTTGGATGTCTCCATCCAGCGCGAAAAAGAAAATCATTTGAAATCAAGGCGGGATGATTTGCAGAAGCGGATTAAAGCGGTTGAAAAAACAATCGAGCGGGCTGAAACGATCGGTTCGCAACTCAATGTGGTAATGGAATACTTGTCCGGCGATTTAAATCAGGTAACCCGCATTTTGGAGTCGGCAAAGAACAGACAATTGCTCGGATTGAAAATCATTTTGGCGCAAGAAGAAGAGCGCAGGCGTATTGCCCGGGAAATACATGACGGGGTGGCCCAATCTTTGGCAAATGTCGTGTTGCGTTCGGAAATTGTCGAACGGATGCTTGGCAAGCATGATTATGCCGCCATCAAAGACGAAGTGGCTGATTTGAAAGGGCAAGTCCGCAACAGTTTGGAAGATATCCGTAAAATCATTTTCAATTTAAGGCCAATGGCTTTGGACGATCTTGGCCTTATCCCTACCTTGCGCAAATTCACACATGATTTCGAGGATAAAACGAAAATCCGCACGTCGTTCGAACTGATCGGCAAAGAAATGCGATTGCCGTCGGCAATGGAGGTGGCGATTTTCCGGCTGGTGCAAGAAGCGTTTAACAACGTTGTCAAGCATGCCAATGCTTCCTTTGTAAGCCTGGAGCTGACCATGCAGACGCAAATGGTCAAAATTGTCATTTCCGATAACGGCGTCGGATTCAATGTCGGTTCGGTGCAGGCGCAAAATGACGGTTCGCATTTCGGCCTTATCGGCATGAAGGAGCGGATCGAACTTCTGGAAGGGAGGTTTGAAATTACATCGGTGATCAAAGAAGGTACAACCATATCCATGTTGATTCCGATCAGTGAACAATAAGTCATCATGTACAAGCAAAAAAGTTTGAAAGGGGCAGGATGATGTTGAAAGAAGAGCAAAGAAACGAAAAAGTCAAATTGTTGATAGTGGACGACCATCAGCTCTTTCGCGAAGGCCTGAAACGAATTTTGAACATGGAAAACGACATGGAAGTGATCGGCGAATGCAGCGACGGACTGCAGGCAATCGAAGCGTGCAACTCCTTGCAACCCGATGTCGTGCTGATGGATATCAACATGCCCGTGGAAAATGGCGTGGCGGCGACCGAACATCTTCGCGAAATTTTTCCGGCGGTCAAAATATTGATTCTTTCGTTGCATGACGATGAAAGTTACGTGTTTGAAACGTTGCGGAAAGGCGCTTCCGGTTACTTGCTCAAAGATATGGAAGCGGAATCGTTGATCAACGCCATTCGTTCCGTTGTGGCCGGATATGCGTTTATCCATCCGAAGGTAACCGGCAAATTGATCAACCAATTGCGCAGAATGACCTACCTGCAAGAAAGCGGAGTGCTCGGAAAAGACTCCAAGGCAATGGAAGCCGGCGTCAAATACGTGCAAACGGATGACAGCCCGCTCACGCGCAGGGAAGCGGACGTTTTGCGGCTCATGGCGGAAGGCAAAAGCAACAAGGCGATCGGCGATTACCTGTTCATCAGCGAGAAAACGGTCAAAAACCATGTCAGCAGCATCCTGCAAAAAATGGAAGTCGATGACCGCACGCAAGCCGTCATTCAATCGATCAAAAATGGCTGGGTGACGCTTTAACCGGAAAACCGGATTACATAACGGGATATCTGACGGATGGAACCAGCGGTTTCCATGCGGCATATACTGCCTGTAAAGGGAGGTAGGCCGCAATGACCGAAAGTTTTTTCGCGATTATGGCTGCTTATGTCATAAGCGCCGTATGGGTCCATCGCAGATTTAGCCGGTCGCTTGCACTCGGGGAAAAGGCTCGTCACTATGTATTGGTAACGAAGAACAACCAATCGCAAATCGAATGGATAATCCGGTCGCTGCTTTTTTATTCCTGGCTTAGGGGCGTATGGATTAAAATCACGATTCTGGATCAGTGTTCTTCCGACGATACGATGCGCATTGTCAATCGCCTCGCGGCCTGCAGATATATGCCTGTAAAGATCGTCGAATCCGGATCGTCCATCGATGCTTGCTTGCATTCATCCGAATATTCGGCGGAAGAAGTCATCCTCGTTGAACTGAACAAGCGCGAGGATTTGAAGAAGTTGCCTTTGTTGCAATAGTTTCTTGCGATTTAAAGAAAG
This genomic interval from Bacilli bacterium contains the following:
- a CDS encoding sensor histidine kinase, with amino-acid sequence MELHADAFDRIIKNAVNVLNDSKYQIFEISEHARTERDTLDNELRLVMEELSKTIDLVDELERKFKLARIRLSEVSKDFYRFKEEDIRNAYEFATSLQLDVSIQREKENHLKSRRDDLQKRIKAVEKTIERAETIGSQLNVVMEYLSGDLNQVTRILESAKNRQLLGLKIILAQEEERRRIAREIHDGVAQSLANVVLRSEIVERMLGKHDYAAIKDEVADLKGQVRNSLEDIRKIIFNLRPMALDDLGLIPTLRKFTHDFEDKTKIRTSFELIGKEMRLPSAMEVAIFRLVQEAFNNVVKHANASFVSLELTMQTQMVKIVISDNGVGFNVGSVQAQNDGSHFGLIGMKERIELLEGRFEITSVIKEGTTISMLIPISEQ
- a CDS encoding response regulator transcription factor, producing the protein MLKEEQRNEKVKLLIVDDHQLFREGLKRILNMENDMEVIGECSDGLQAIEACNSLQPDVVLMDINMPVENGVAATEHLREIFPAVKILILSLHDDESYVFETLRKGASGYLLKDMEAESLINAIRSVVAGYAFIHPKVTGKLINQLRRMTYLQESGVLGKDSKAMEAGVKYVQTDDSPLTRREADVLRLMAEGKSNKAIGDYLFISEKTVKNHVSSILQKMEVDDRTQAVIQSIKNGWVTL